In Pristiophorus japonicus isolate sPriJap1 chromosome 3, sPriJap1.hap1, whole genome shotgun sequence, the sequence AGAATAATGAGTTAAACAAGAATACAGAAAGTGAGAGAATACAGAGAGCATGAAGGAACAATACAGAGAGAGTGTGAAAGCGAGAATAAAGAGTGAATGGGAGAATAGAGAGTGAAATGAAGAATACAAAGAGATAATATCGTGAGTTTGAAAGGGTGAATACAGATATAGTAAAAGGGAGAATATGGAGAAAGTAAATGAGGGAATATAGAGTGTGTGAAAGGGAGCATGCAGGGAAAGTGAAAAGGAGATTCAATAGTGAGTGAAAGTGAACGGGAAATTGAGAATATATATATGATCAAATAAAGAACAGGAAAAGACTGGCATTGGGTTTAAACACTGGCCTTTATTATCAAATCCAACTGGAACTATTGAGATGGGTGTTTCAGAAAGCTTCCATCTCAATCATGTTCCTAATGGACATTGTCCAAAGCCAGCCCTAATGGGCAGCCTCTCTCAGGGGGACTGCTTCCTCAAAATGTTGCCTAGTGCAATAGGTTGTGCTCCTCTGAGTTTGAGCTGAAGTACATTTTTACAGCAGAatttgtgtgtggtgtgtggggggcacCTTGCAGTCCAGATGTTGAATTTTGAGATATGCCTTTATAATGAGAAAATTATGTCCTGACTACGAGTGCACTAAAGTTCAGGCTGGTTGTCATATAACTCTAGCTGTGTGTACAAATAATCCTTGGGCAGTCTTAAGCTTTGAATGTTGGCGCTCCCACTTGCATTTTCCTATCATTAATAATATATGCACCCACAGAGCTTATTTTTCTCTCATCTCAATGCAGCCTGTAATGTTGCACAGTGGACAGTATAATTCCAGTCTGAGACTAGTAGCTCCAATCAAACTGTACCCTTACTCTATATCTAATCCTACTCACACATGACTGGGAGTGATTGATGCTGACATGGTGTTCCGAATGAAAAGTATCCTATTCCCAGCACTGACAGCCCTCACAATGACCAACACAAAATCAAGTATTTAAAATATGAATATAGACATAGTAATAATAAAAGGATATTACAAAGGCAGACTAAGGAAAAAGGGAACACAGAGCTAATGAGGAACTTGGAACTAAAGAGATGATGAGATGGAAAAAATAGATCTAGAGAGCATGCAAGAAAAAGAATAGAGACTGAGGATAAAGAGACAGAATGCAGAGAGTGTGTAAGAAAGAGTgattgtgtgtgagagcgtgtgtgatagtgaatgtgagcgtgtgtgagaaAGATTTTGTGTGAGAGACTAAGAGAgaaggagtgtgagtgtgtgtgagagaatgagagtgtgagaatgtgaatgaaaaagagtgaatgtgtgtgtgtgataaaatgagtgtgagaaagagtgagtgtgtgatcgtgagtgtgtgtgatagagtgagtgtgagaaagaatgagtgtgtgagagagtgagtgtgtgtgatagagtgagtgtgagagtgagtgtgtgtgatattgagtgtgagaaagtgagtgtgtgagcgtgtctgAGTGAgaaagtgagtatgtgtgtgtgtgtatgtgtgtgtgatagtgagtgagtgagagagtaagagacagagtgtgagagtgtgagagagacagagtgtgtgagagagtgagacagagtagagagtgagtgtgtgtgtgtgtgtgatagagtgagagtgagtgagagagtaagagattgagtgtgagggtgtgagagagacagtgtgtgagagagagtgagacagagtagaGTAGAAACAGAGTATACCAAGAGAGAGGGAGCTCCAAGAGAAGATGGAATTGTATTTTGAAAGGACAATCAGTATTGGTCCCAGGCATTTACACCAGCTGTATAACAGATCCAAGCATTGCGTCCCACACTATCGTGCCTCTTTAAGCACGGATTGTTTCCGGAACATAAGATTTTCTGGCCAATGGGTAATGCTGACTCAGACGTGCCTGCTTCTTCCTCGCTGAATGTAGCAGTGGAGCAGTTCACAGAGCgcacactgaacactgtgagcagAGCCCCACCATCAGCAGCAGAGCAGGAGCGCCACCGTCCCATTTGCAGCATTCCAGTGCCTGGGTTACTTTGCCTTTCCAGCATGTATCTGGGTGATTGCGGGTGAAATTCAGGACAACAGGAATCGTGGTCAGGAAAAGTCCCTGTGCAATGGGAAACTTTCGGCCGCCTTGATATCTAAATTGCTCAGAACAAAAAAGATTcacagatttcccccccccccccccgcatccttAGCCCAAAACTAACagaaagacttggaattatatagcgcctttcgcgaccaccggacgtctcaaagcgctttacagccaatgaagtacttttggagtgtagtcactgttgtaatgtttatAAACCAAGGGGGAGGAGGTGGAACTGAAAGCACTGCGGAATCGGCTCGCTACATGGATGTAAATAGCATTTCTCTGCCTGAATATAATGATTGCTGCCTGGAGCCGCTCTGCGGTCTCTCTGCGGTCTGTCGCTGCTTCCACTCCCCGGCTGCTGTCTACTGTGTCTCTCGCAGCCGCTAGCGCGGCTTTCGCGAGTTTCCGTGACTTGTTTTCCGGAATTTGGTGCCAAATATGGGGAGTGGGGCGGTGCCTTCCCTCAGCCCGCCCGCCGGATCCGCTCGCCATACATGGACAGTCGCAGGCAGCCGGAATACCCTCGACGTTGGCGCGCTGGAGTAAAATGGACCAGGAAAATGAAGACTGTGCAAATTCTCCAGCAGCCCTGCAatgggagggagcgggaggggccACTGTTATTGCCCGCTCCTTGCCCTGGATCTGGGGTGTAGGAGGTGGGAGGAAGGGGGGCTATGCCCATGGGAtgccccctatctctggccgagcaGACGAGCGGATGTTGGTGGCCGGTCCCCCGGCGTGTAGTCTCTCAGTTGCCCGCCCAGCCCGCGTCACTACGCCGAGTCGCAGCCCTTTTCCTCTCCCAGTCCATATATGGTCTCTTACGTCACGGGGCATTCGACGGCTCGGGATAAATAGTAAAGTGGCGCCCGAGAGAGGAGattgaagcagagagagagagagagaagtgccaGAGAGTAGCAGCAGCTATAAAGGGGACTAAATATTATACAGGAGGGGGGAAGGACCCTGTCGCTTCCTCAGTCTCTGGGCAACCCACACAGACACAGCCTGGCTTCAACATTGTGACACTAACGTTTAAAcaaggggagagagaaaaaaaaaactttcatttttttaaatccaaGATCCAGCCAAAATAAATGATGACGGCGAAAACGGTGTCGCTGGGAAGCCTCTTTCACCAGCTACCTGAAAGCATGTACCCGGTGGATGAGATCAATTCGCTGCCAGCGTCCGTCACTATCTTCCCCAACCCGGAGCTGGCACATTACGAGCAGATGTCCTCAGGTAAGCAACTTGGCACCGAGCACCTGGCCACTGGTCCAGTGTACGCGGCTTGGAGGGAGAAGGGCTCGGACACCCGTGGACTGGCCGCGGCTGTTGACAATAAGCCCAGACTGATACTCGTTTATATTGTTGTTTCAAGTAGTCATTTGTTAAAGTGGAGAAGTGGCTATCTAAAGGCGGACAGTTTCCATTTAATTCATTCTTTCGAGGGGGTAGTGAAAGTATTAAAAACTTGTAAATCCGAAATGAAAACAGAATATGCAGGAATTAAAAAAGTTAAAGAGCGCAGTATGTAATTCCATGTAGTACGCGGGACCTATTGAACAGCTACCAGTCCCTTCACCAGAGGCGTTGTTTAGTCTGGTTTACAACTTGTTGTGTTTGGTGGCtcgtgtttatttatcacagggttTTTCCAGAGGTTGTGTCCCAGGTTCAGTTCAGTTTAGTTTGCGGACGGTTTTGGTTGTCGTAATTGCCGCGTATAGCTAGTTAGTTGTCCGAAACTCGGCAAAGTGAATGATTAGTATCCTCCAGACCAACACCGCTTCTCTTTTTACTTTTCAGATGGAATGATTAACGTGGACATGGGCAGCGACAAGAGACCCATCGATTTACCTTATCCCAACGCCTACCACCCGCACACTGCCCCCCGTAGTCAGACTTTCACCTACATGGGCAAATTCTCCATTGACTCTCAATGTGCCAGCGCCAATTGGAATCCTGAAGGCATCATTAACATAGTGAGTGCTGGGATCTTGGGAGTCCCTccaccttcctcctcctcatcgtcctcctcctcttcctcggctTCTCCTAACCCCCTCCCCAGCACCATCAGTTGTACGATGGCGCAGAATCAGAACGAGATGGAACACATATACTCGCCGCCACCTCCTTACACCTGCGGGGAGATCTATCAGGATCCGGCTCCATTCTTCAGCACCTCCACATGCAGCCTGGGATACCCTCCTCCCCCATCCTATCCTTCTCCCAAACCGATGGTGGACAACACCTTATTCCCCATCCTGCCGGACTACAGCAGCATCTTCCAGCCTCAGCACCCGCACCGAGACCTTCACCCCAGCACCGAGCGCAAACCCTTCTGCCCGGTGGAGCCCATCAGGATGGCGCCTCCTCTGACTCCTCTGTCCACCATCAGAAACTTCACTCTGGGCAACCCGTCCGGAGAAGGGGCACGGCTGCCCAGCGCTTACGGCGGACAGAACCTCCCGCTCCGGCCCATCCGGCTGAGGAAATACCCCAACCGGCCCAGCAAGACCCCGGTCCACGAGAGACCCTACCCGTGCCCGGCCGAGGGTTGCGACCGCAGGTTCTCCCGCTCCGACGAGCTGACCAGGCACATCCGTATCCACACCGGCCACAAGCCTTTCCAGTGCCGCATCTGCATGAGGAACTTCAGCCGCAGCGATCA encodes:
- the egr2b gene encoding early growth response protein 2b, translated to MMTAKTVSLGSLFHQLPESMYPVDEINSLPASVTIFPNPELAHYEQMSSDGMINVDMGSDKRPIDLPYPNAYHPHTAPRSQTFTYMGKFSIDSQCASANWNPEGIINIVSAGILGVPPPSSSSSSSSSSSASPNPLPSTISCTMAQNQNEMEHIYSPPPPYTCGEIYQDPAPFFSTSTCSLGYPPPPSYPSPKPMVDNTLFPILPDYSSIFQPQHPHRDLHPSTERKPFCPVEPIRMAPPLTPLSTIRNFTLGNPSGEGARLPSAYGGQNLPLRPIRLRKYPNRPSKTPVHERPYPCPAEGCDRRFSRSDELTRHIRIHTGHKPFQCRICMRNFSRSDHLTTHIRTHTGEKPFSCDFCGRKFARSDERKRHTKIHLRQKEKKLASERAASSVVGTLCTGASPLPVCPPRTV